A single Providencia manganoxydans DNA region contains:
- a CDS encoding glycoside hydrolase family 65 protein — protein sequence MNYLYIAFTDISVSVGYNNNKYDYTFDTVNSTYHDWLNIAKKINSDFQLIDGGVIQRPVDGDGKKSYVIKTQDNKTIDVANLFTESLNKPFIIENIREVNQQNSLERKFIHREKELTWSIEYSGLTSGKDEYCQESLLTVANGYIGLRGTLPEMTASHDYYPATYIAGLYNQATSQVNDHQVVNEDFVNAPNGQFISLKIGDGDYIHPNNVTTLALTRHLDFKTGVLSSDWLIETTDGKQLNIRCFKFANMANMSHYCLHYQFIPLNFSGEMTLLTRLEGNTCNAGVERYRSLNQNHYSVLEGGAKQQNAYLLAQTHQSKIGIGLASSLCGDFFSPQDIICHFSDSVVEQSIIFNAQKNTPYTVEKSVALTTSTAYPDNWQDITKWELPSWQTQLAETKQAWQTLWDEADIAVSGDLMTQKLLRLHTYHLLSSASPFSNEKNKLDVSVTARGLHGEAYRGHIFWDEIFIFPFYIMHFPDTARQLLLYRYRRLETARLAAKAAGFQGAMFPWQSGHDGTEQTQVLHLNPLSGQWDPDHSCRQRHVSLAIAYNVWLYWRNTLDNPFMKEYGLELLNDITLFWLGLCQWDEQDQRFHISGVMGPDEFHEKYADAQEGGLKDNAYTNLMVAWLFNEMTTLYRDKRFTDKLSEFGFSANTLDKLCQIKTQLAVTLNQDDVIEQFAGYFALDDLDWESYRQKYGNIYRMDRILRKENKSADDFKVAKQADTLMLFNNLDKTTVKSLIESLGHSLSESFAEKNLHYYLKRTSHGSTLSRIVHAYLAEQIQLHDLSWQLYQDALYSDYNDIQGGTTAEGIHTGVMAATLNTTIMAYAGVDIRQDILNIAPSLPKQWQGLSFKLRHQCALFHIKVTYNNITVMSDKACTISINNHLYSLVPNTPLSLNSKEGNANG from the coding sequence ATTTATTATTGAAAATATCAGGGAAGTAAATCAACAGAACAGCTTAGAGAGGAAATTCATTCATCGGGAAAAAGAACTTACTTGGTCAATTGAGTATTCCGGTTTAACGTCAGGGAAAGATGAGTATTGCCAAGAGTCACTACTAACGGTGGCAAATGGGTATATTGGCCTGCGCGGTACATTACCGGAGATGACAGCTAGTCATGATTATTACCCTGCAACTTATATTGCAGGCCTATATAATCAAGCAACCTCTCAAGTCAACGATCACCAAGTGGTCAACGAAGACTTTGTTAATGCACCTAATGGCCAGTTTATTTCGCTTAAAATCGGAGATGGCGACTACATTCATCCAAATAATGTAACCACACTTGCTCTAACCCGCCATTTAGATTTTAAAACCGGTGTCCTATCTTCTGACTGGCTTATTGAAACAACAGACGGGAAACAACTGAATATTCGCTGTTTCAAATTTGCCAATATGGCAAATATGTCTCATTACTGCCTACATTACCAATTTATTCCGTTAAATTTTTCTGGCGAAATGACCCTTCTCACTCGCTTAGAAGGGAACACTTGTAATGCGGGAGTAGAAAGATATCGTAGCCTAAATCAAAACCATTACAGTGTGTTAGAAGGTGGTGCAAAGCAACAAAATGCTTATCTGTTAGCTCAAACTCATCAATCAAAAATAGGGATTGGCTTAGCATCCTCTCTTTGTGGTGATTTCTTTTCACCACAAGACATTATTTGCCATTTTTCTGACTCAGTTGTTGAGCAAAGTATCATATTCAATGCTCAGAAAAATACCCCCTATACTGTTGAAAAAAGTGTCGCGCTAACCACATCTACGGCTTACCCCGATAATTGGCAAGATATTACAAAATGGGAACTTCCCTCTTGGCAAACCCAGTTAGCAGAAACAAAACAAGCATGGCAAACTTTATGGGATGAAGCTGATATTGCAGTATCAGGGGATTTAATGACGCAAAAATTATTACGTCTACATACCTACCATTTACTTTCATCAGCGTCACCGTTTAGTAACGAAAAAAATAAACTTGATGTTTCCGTCACCGCACGAGGGCTACACGGAGAAGCTTATCGAGGGCATATTTTTTGGGATGAGATCTTCATTTTCCCATTTTATATCATGCATTTCCCTGATACCGCTCGCCAACTTTTACTCTATCGCTATCGTCGATTAGAAACTGCCCGACTCGCAGCGAAGGCCGCTGGTTTCCAAGGCGCTATGTTCCCATGGCAGTCAGGTCACGATGGTACAGAGCAAACTCAAGTTCTGCATTTAAATCCATTATCTGGTCAGTGGGATCCTGACCACAGTTGTCGCCAACGCCATGTTTCATTAGCCATCGCTTACAACGTGTGGCTATATTGGCGTAATACCCTTGATAACCCATTTATGAAAGAGTATGGCTTAGAGCTGCTCAATGACATCACGTTATTTTGGCTTGGCCTATGTCAGTGGGATGAGCAAGACCAACGTTTTCATATCAGTGGCGTCATGGGTCCCGATGAATTTCATGAAAAATATGCCGATGCTCAAGAAGGTGGCCTAAAAGATAATGCCTATACCAATTTAATGGTGGCGTGGCTTTTCAATGAGATGACGACTCTGTATCGCGATAAACGTTTTACTGACAAATTATCTGAATTTGGTTTTTCTGCAAATACGCTCGACAAGCTCTGCCAAATTAAAACGCAGCTCGCTGTCACGCTAAATCAAGATGACGTTATTGAGCAATTTGCAGGCTACTTTGCGTTAGATGATCTCGACTGGGAAAGTTATCGCCAGAAATATGGCAATATTTATCGAATGGATCGGATCCTACGTAAAGAAAATAAATCAGCAGATGATTTCAAAGTCGCTAAACAAGCCGACACACTCATGTTGTTTAATAACTTAGATAAAACAACTGTGAAATCTTTAATTGAATCTCTGGGCCACTCATTATCTGAAAGCTTTGCAGAGAAAAATCTACATTATTACCTTAAACGCACCTCTCATGGGTCAACCTTATCACGCATTGTTCATGCTTATTTAGCCGAACAAATACAGCTCCATGACCTATCGTGGCAACTTTATCAGGATGCTTTGTACTCAGATTACAACGATATTCAAGGTGGAACGACAGCTGAAGGCATACATACCGGAGTGATGGCTGCGACTTTAAATACTACGATCATGGCTTACGCTGGTGTCGATATTCGACAAGATATTCTTAATATCGCACCATCGTTACCTAAACAGTGGCAAGGCCTAAGTTTTAAATTAAGGCACCAATGTGCTTTGTTTCACATCAAGGTAACTTATAACAATATTACCGTTATGAGTGATAAAGCATGCACAATATCAATCAATAACCACCTCTATAGCCTTGTTCCTAACACACCTTTATCCTTAAATTCTAAGGAGGGTAACGCTAATGGTTAA
- a CDS encoding carbohydrate porin — translation MKTKLLATAVSLGLAMPVITEANTSSLSIEQRLALLEQRTLAAEKRAELAEQKAANLEKALQNRQVINQPINNTTATTNHTEAPHLIETNNQYGKLKLYGDVEFNTDIASKKGQLTSVNTQAGKDKDFGDYDKWGINGRILIGLDGERSLENNNYAGFSVQPLANINGQIGLDDANFYFGKKESWQIKLGRYEAYDMFPLNQDTFIEYSGNTANDTYSDGFGYIYMMKEGRGRSNSGGSMMFNTKYDNWYFETNLLIEDGTSIFTDGEYHGRKQINKKNVIYVRPVIAWNKDNFKVAAAIESNVIQNAYGYEDKNTGEFKNQSKRNGYGLTLGWNSLKNDPTNGIDVNWSTAYLDASNETDFTTGANILWRRLQLGYIYAHNDIKSYALNYDSDIDNEVIFGPGKYDIHTLYTSYELPNILDMDNFKIYIGAYYSVIDGKDIEVKNSDKDRYGSRVRFKYLF, via the coding sequence ATGAAAACAAAACTATTAGCTACTGCTGTTAGCTTAGGATTAGCTATGCCTGTTATAACCGAAGCTAATACAAGCTCTCTATCAATAGAGCAACGTTTAGCGCTTTTAGAGCAAAGAACACTTGCTGCTGAAAAAAGAGCAGAACTTGCTGAACAAAAAGCAGCTAATTTAGAAAAAGCATTACAAAATCGTCAAGTTATTAATCAACCAATCAATAATACAACAGCCACAACAAATCATACTGAAGCCCCACATTTAATCGAAACCAATAACCAATATGGCAAACTTAAACTTTACGGTGATGTCGAATTTAATACTGATATTGCCAGTAAAAAAGGACAATTGACCTCAGTAAATACTCAGGCAGGAAAAGATAAAGATTTTGGTGATTACGATAAATGGGGAATTAATGGCCGTATTCTAATTGGACTTGATGGTGAGCGTTCCTTAGAGAATAACAACTACGCAGGCTTTTCCGTTCAACCACTCGCTAATATTAATGGACAAATTGGTCTAGATGATGCCAATTTCTATTTTGGTAAAAAAGAGAGTTGGCAAATAAAATTAGGCCGCTATGAAGCCTACGATATGTTCCCATTAAATCAAGATACCTTTATTGAGTATTCAGGTAATACCGCGAATGATACCTATAGCGATGGCTTTGGCTATATCTATATGATGAAAGAAGGCCGAGGAAGAAGCAATAGTGGCGGCAGCATGATGTTTAATACTAAATACGATAATTGGTATTTTGAAACAAATCTATTAATTGAAGATGGCACCAGTATCTTTACCGATGGCGAATACCATGGGCGAAAACAAATCAATAAGAAAAATGTTATCTATGTTCGACCTGTGATCGCTTGGAATAAAGACAACTTTAAAGTAGCCGCCGCTATTGAAAGTAATGTTATTCAAAATGCTTATGGCTATGAAGATAAAAATACAGGTGAGTTTAAAAACCAATCTAAGCGTAATGGATATGGTTTAACTCTAGGTTGGAATAGCTTAAAAAATGATCCAACAAATGGTATCGACGTAAACTGGAGTACGGCTTATTTAGATGCTAGCAATGAAACAGATTTTACTACTGGTGCTAATATTTTATGGCGCCGTTTACAGCTAGGTTATATTTACGCTCATAATGATATCAAGTCCTACGCATTAAATTATGATAGTGATATTGATAATGAAGTCATTTTTGGTCCAGGAAAATATGATATTCATACTTTATATACTTCATATGAGTTACCAAACATACTTGATATGGATAATTTTAAAATTTATATTGGCGCTTACTACTCTGTAATTGATGGTAAAGATATCGAAGTGAAAAATAGCGATAAAGATCGTTATGGCTCCAGAGTCAGATTTAAATACTTATTCTAA
- the pgmB gene encoding beta-phosphoglucomutase — MVKGLIFDLDGVIVDTAGYHYLAWKKLASEIGIDIDEQFNQSLKGISRVESLDKILRHGNKQNSFTIEEKNMLSERKNEYYLKLLDNISPKDILPGVLDLIKQANQYNIPCVIASASQNAPTILKKLAIKHYFQSIVDPQSLKQGKPDPEIFLKAARLIDVPAQYCVGFEDSMAGIQALKKARIYAIGIIAEGPLHEADREVYSLTEINIHTLIK, encoded by the coding sequence ATGGTTAAAGGACTCATATTTGATCTTGATGGTGTTATTGTTGATACCGCCGGTTACCATTATTTAGCTTGGAAAAAGCTGGCTAGCGAAATCGGGATTGACATTGATGAACAATTCAACCAATCCTTAAAAGGAATTAGCCGTGTAGAGTCATTAGATAAAATTTTACGTCATGGTAATAAACAAAATTCATTTACTATTGAAGAGAAAAATATGCTCTCTGAAAGAAAAAATGAATATTATTTAAAGTTACTCGATAACATTAGCCCAAAAGATATTTTACCTGGCGTATTAGATTTAATTAAGCAGGCTAACCAATACAATATACCTTGTGTTATTGCCTCTGCATCCCAAAATGCGCCAACGATATTGAAAAAATTGGCTATAAAGCACTATTTTCAATCTATTGTTGATCCTCAGTCATTAAAACAAGGTAAACCCGATCCTGAAATCTTTTTAAAAGCAGCGCGGCTCATTGATGTGCCTGCTCAGTATTGTGTTGGTTTTGAAGATTCAATGGCAGGAATACAAGCTCTTAAAAAAGCGAGAATTTATGCTATTGGTATTATCGCTGAAGGCCCACTGCATGAAGCTGATCGTGAAGTGTACTCATTAACTGAAATAAACATACATACACTAATCAAATAA